In one Portunus trituberculatus isolate SZX2019 chromosome 31, ASM1759143v1, whole genome shotgun sequence genomic region, the following are encoded:
- the LOC123511233 gene encoding homeobox protein HB1-like codes for MSARHAPASAARARTCRCGSGQRLLRPPTPPTLLHQLHPGSGHHHTEVASQRPKPDDTHRHHVHSRPPAHASVHQKENPTPPYSHGRPPTPTFTHNRPPTPTYDHHRSSSPAYTHTRSSTPIYTHTRPTTPTYTHSRSSPPTHTSSRSPHRPSTPTYSLYLGGSSQDPPTQPPNDHAHDSILDDSLEDGASGDEDEDEDSTGDPGVGGEEHGRPHSPDSHHPSAFVRPTPLHPRPELDSVEGMVGGLGGGAAGLGSVGGALGSPISHGAHFPPLWYPPWVAAFKPMFGLQAPRPTGRRSRKPGVDRKPRQAYSAKQLERLEAEFKIDKYLSVSKRLELSQALSLTETQIKTWFQNRRTKWKKQMAARMRLAQRQGLLPPHLYPALPPIPPVLGPYYPMAPPAHGHLVPPPPLLTPLSPPDPPFSAHEPATS; via the exons ATGTCCGCCCGCCACGCCCCCGCATCCGCCGCCCGCGCCCGAACCTGTAGGTGTGGGAGTGGGCAGCGGCTCCTCCGGCCACCCACACCGCCCACACTTCTCCATCAGCTCCATCCTGGGTCTGGACACCACCACACAGAGGTTGCATCCCAGAGACCAAAGCCCGACGacacccaccgccaccacgtACACTCACGCCCACCCGCCCACGCAAGTGTACACCAAAAGGAGAACCCCACGCCACCCTATAGCCATGGAAGGCCGCCCACACCCACCTTTACACACAACAGACCGCCTACACCCACGTACGACCACCACCGATCCTCCTCGCCCGCCTATACTCACACCCGCTCATCCACGCCCATATACACCCACACAAGGCCAACCACGCCCACATACACGCACTCGAGATCCTCCCCGCCCACTCATACTTCAAGCCGGTCCCCTCATCGTCCATCCACGCCCACTTACTCCCTCTACCTGGGTGGGAGCAGCCAAGATCCCCCCACACAGCCGCCCAACGATCACGCCCACGACAGCATCCTGGACGACAGCCTCGAGGACGGGGCTTCaggagacgaggacgaggatgaggactCTACGGGAGATCCTGGTGTGGGCGGGGAGGAGCACGGCCGCCCACACTCCCCAGACTCACACCACCCCTCCGCCTTCGTCCGTCCCACACCTCTCCACCCACGCCCGGAGCTTGACAGTGTGGAGGGCATGGTCGGGGGTCTGGGGGGCGGTGCTGCGGGGTTGGGTAGTGTCGGGGGCGCGCTGGGTAGCCCTATCAGCCACGGCGCCCACTTCCCTCCACTGTGGTACCCGCCGTGGGTTGCCGCCTTCAAGCCAATGTTTGGGCTTCAAG CGCCCCGCCCCACAGGCCGCCGCTCACGCAAGCCCGGGGTGGACCGCAAGCCTCGCCAAGCATACAGTGCCAAGCAGCTTGAGCGCCTGGAAGCAGAATTCAAG ATCGACAAGTACCTGAGTGTGTCCAAGCGGCTCGAGTTGTCCCAGGCCCTCTCCCTCACCGAGACGCAGATCAAGACGTGGTTCCAAAACAGACGAACCAAGTGGAAGAAGCAAATGGCAGCACGCATGCGCCTCGCCCAGCGCCAGGGTCTCCTTCCCCCACATCTGTATCCTGCCCTACCGCCCATACCCCCTGTGTTGGGTCCCTACTACCCAATGGCGCCCCCAGCCCACGGCCATCTCGTCCCTCCCCCGCccctcctcactcccctctctccgcCAGATCCCCCCTTCTCTGCACACGAGCCTGCCACCTCATAG
- the LOC123511232 gene encoding LOW QUALITY PROTEIN: pleiotropic regulator 1-like (The sequence of the model RefSeq protein was modified relative to this genomic sequence to represent the inferred CDS: inserted 1 base in 1 codon), with translation MPSTTDDVQRHSVHTLVFRSLKRTHDMFLCDQGALPPVEESLEKLRRQAKXRDQYGPVLGLVRHNQRKAASMPHDIDVDDLQPKISETTNGAVSGPLALPPPSGPHPPLPPTPPPQSMALVASSGPSANAGQQSLVPRRAPMLPRPKWHAPWKLARVISGHLGWVRCVAVEPANEWFATGSNDRVIKIWDLASGQLKLSLTGHVSAVRGLAVSPRHPYLFSCGEDKQVKCWDLEYNKVIRHYHGHLSACYGLALHPTIDVLVTCGRDSTARVWDMRTKANIHTLTGHSNTIASVVCQAAEPQVITGSHDFTIRLWDLGAGKSTCTLTHHKKSVRALTIHPELYMFASGAPDNIKQWKCPDGKFMQNLAGHNAIVNCLAINREGVLVSGADNGTLYFWDWRTGYNFQKLQAPVQPGSMDSEAGVFAMTFDQSGSRLITCDADKTIKIYKEDDTATEDTHPINWRPEILKRRKY, from the exons ATGCCGTCCACCACCGACGATGTCCAGCGGCACTCAGTGCACACGCTGGTGTTCCGCTCCCTCAAGAGGACCCACGACATGTTCCTGTGTGACCAAGGAGCACTGCCTCCTGTAGAAGAATCCCTGGAGAAGCTGCGGCGGCAGGCTA GCCGAGACCAGTACGGGCCAGTGTTGGGTTTGGTGAGACACAATCAGCGCAAGGCGGCCTCCATGCCACATGACATTGATGTTGACGACTTGCAGCCCAAGATTAGTGAGACCACCAATGGTGCTGTGTCTGGTCCCCTAGCTCTGCCCCCTCCCTCAGGGCCCCATCCCCCATTACCCCCTACTCCCCCACCACAAAGTATGGCCTTGGTGGCATCATCAGGGCCCAGTGCCAATGCTGGCCAGCAGTCCCTGGTGCCACGCCGTGCCCCCATGCTGCCACGACCCAAATGGCATGCCCCCTGGAAGCTTGCGCGGGTCATCTCAGGTCACTTGGGCTGGGTGCGTTGTGTGGCCGTCGAGCCAGCCAACGAGTGGTTTGCCACTGGCTCCAATGACCGTGTCATCAAGATCTGGGACCTTGCCTCAGGCCAGCTCAAATTGTCCCTCACAGGCCACGTGTCAGCTGTGCGGGGCCTCGCCGTGTCTCCTCGTCACCCGTACCTCTTCTCTTGTGGTGAGGACAAACAGGTCAAGTGCTGGGATCTGGAGTACAATAAG GTGATCCGGCACTACCACGGCCACCTGAGTGCCTGCTACGGCCTGGCACTTCATCCCACCATCGACGTGCTGGTCACCTGTGGCCGGGACTCTACAGCAAGAGTTTGGGACATGCGGACCAAGGCCAACATCCACACCCTCACCGGCCACTCCAACACTATCGCCTCAGTGGTGTGCCAGGCAGCCGAGCCTCAG GTGATAACAGGCTCCCATGACTTCACCATCCGCCTGTGGGACCTTGGGGCGGGGAAGAGTACCTGTACCCTAACCCACCACAAGAAGAGTGTGCGAGCCCTCACCATCCACCCGGAGCTGTACATGTTTGCCTCAGGAGCACCAGACAACATCAAGCAGTGGAAGTGTCCTGATGGAAAGTTtatgcag AACCTAGCCGGCCACAATGCCATCGTCAACTGCCTGGCCATCAACAGAGAAGGTGTGTTGGTCTCAGGAGCAGACAACGGTACACTCTACTTCTGGGACTGGAGGACTGGCTACAACTTCCAGAAGCTGCAAGCACCTGTACAaccag GTTCCATGGACAGTGAGGCGGGAGTGTTTGCCATGACCTTTGACCAGAGCGGGTCACGTCTCATCACTTGTGACGCTGACAAGACCATCAAGATCTACAAGGAGGATGACACTGcg ACTGAAGACACACATCCCATCAACTGGAGGCCAGAGatactgaaaagaagaaagtactgA